A region of candidate division WOR-3 bacterium DNA encodes the following proteins:
- a CDS encoding Na+/H+ antiporter subunit E, with protein sequence MARRLAYFIAGLIVWLLLSWTVNYQEIIAGAAVALLAAGMFGGYLPVEPKKLLNPVRWFWVLVYIPVFGWQCLKANIDVALRVLSPGLNLKPGIVKIKTSLKSEIARVFLANSITMTPGTLTVEIKDDTLYIHWIEIRSDDPEEMAKMIKGPFEFFLKRIFD encoded by the coding sequence GTGGCGCGGCGCCTTGCCTATTTCATTGCCGGACTTATCGTCTGGCTCCTTCTCTCCTGGACAGTTAACTATCAGGAAATCATTGCCGGTGCAGCAGTGGCACTTTTGGCTGCGGGAATGTTTGGCGGCTACCTGCCGGTTGAGCCCAAGAAACTTTTAAACCCGGTCCGCTGGTTCTGGGTCTTAGTATATATCCCGGTGTTTGGCTGGCAGTGCTTAAAGGCAAACATTGATGTTGCCCTGCGGGTTCTCTCTCCAGGCTTGAACCTGAAGCCAGGAATCGTCAAAATCAAAACCAGCCTGAAAAGCGAAATCGCCCGGGTTTTCCTTGCCAATTCCATCACGATGACACCAGGAACATTAACCGTTGAGATAAAGGATGATACGCTCTATATCCACTGGATTGAAATCAGAAGCGATGACCCGGAGGAGATGGCAAAGATGATTAAAGGACCTTTTGAGTTTTTCCTGAAGAGGATTTTTGATTAG
- a CDS encoding monovalent cation/H+ antiporter complex subunit F, translated as MVPIIVLVPAALFCLYRALVGPSIADRAIAVDMMGVVFSAITALLALRFRLSYLLDLSIALAVISFVGALALAKFLEKRSLDD; from the coding sequence ATGGTGCCAATCATTGTGTTAGTGCCGGCAGCGCTCTTCTGCCTTTACCGCGCGCTTGTTGGACCCTCAATTGCTGACCGGGCGATTGCGGTTGATATGATGGGTGTGGTGTTTTCGGCAATAACCGCATTATTGGCTCTCCGTTTCCGGTTGAGTTATCTCCTTGATCTATCAATCGCCCTGGCGGTCATCTCATTCGTGGGTGCATTGGCACTTGCCAAGTTCCTTGAGAAAAGGAGCCTTGATGATTAG
- a CDS encoding 4Fe-4S dicluster domain-containing protein, whose translation MRIPLPKVRELIEAVRAVVKGPFTTRFPKEVDSVHPNFRGILKFHEDRCICCGACSQVCPTDARELILDREKGVMRNVHHADRCIYCAQCVKGCPTEAIYHTPEFDLSRTERGDWDTFVEKELAYCEACGEPFATKAQLLHIAYKVGDLVNSNPTLLLTLYQSLGLAAPEKPPQGVLPYRSGTMRILCPDCRRKVYMTEEWGY comes from the coding sequence ATGAGGATTCCATTACCAAAGGTTAGGGAACTGATTGAGGCGGTCAGGGCGGTTGTTAAAGGACCGTTTACCACCCGCTTCCCCAAAGAGGTTGATTCGGTCCATCCCAACTTCCGCGGCATATTAAAATTTCACGAAGACAGATGCATCTGCTGTGGCGCCTGCTCTCAGGTCTGTCCAACCGATGCCCGCGAACTTATCTTAGACAGGGAAAAGGGTGTGATGCGCAATGTCCATCATGCGGACCGCTGCATCTACTGCGCGCAATGTGTCAAAGGTTGTCCAACCGAGGCTATTTATCACACTCCAGAGTTTGACCTTTCCCGGACCGAGCGGGGAGATTGGGACACATTTGTGGAAAAGGAACTTGCCTATTGTGAGGCTTGCGGTGAGCCCTTTGCCACTAAGGCGCAACTTTTGCACATCGCCTACAAGGTTGGTGATTTGGTAAACTCCAACCCAACACTCCTCTTAACCCTTTACCAGAGCCTTGGGCTTGCTGCGCCCGAAAAACCGCCTCAAGGGGTTCTGCCTTACCGTTCGGGAACGATGCGGATTCTCTGCCCTGACTGCCGGCGCAAGGTCTATATGACCGAAGAGTGGGGCTATTAA
- the mnhG gene encoding monovalent cation/H(+) antiporter subunit G, translating into MISVLALLFLWMGVGFVLLGALGLARFPDLYNRMQAATKCVTLGVCGIMIGIFLRSGFNPLGVKALICAAFILLTVPVSSHALARGSLIAGVKLWKGTVKDEFTKDRGAEPIIEEEK; encoded by the coding sequence ATGATTAGCGTCCTTGCCCTTCTCTTTCTCTGGATGGGTGTCGGCTTTGTCCTTTTAGGTGCACTGGGCTTGGCGCGCTTTCCCGACCTTTACAACCGCATGCAGGCGGCAACCAAGTGCGTCACCCTTGGTGTCTGCGGGATTATGATTGGCATCTTTCTCCGCTCCGGCTTCAACCCCCTCGGAGTGAAGGCGCTCATCTGTGCAGCTTTCATCCTTTTAACCGTGCCGGTCTCAAGCCATGCCCTTGCGCGGGGTTCTTTAATTGCCGGTGTCAAACTCTGGAAAGGGACGGTCAAGGATGAGTTCACCAAAGACCGTGGTGCAGAACCAATCATTGAGGAAGAAAAATGA